In Acidovorax sp. GBBC 1281, a single window of DNA contains:
- a CDS encoding Crp/Fnr family transcriptional regulator — protein MLSLRTRPHGAAPTEEGAPLPPCHTCAGRSHCLLGRAPREVQMAGRVVERRFRKGETLARQGQSAPVLQILKVGTVLLHRRGAEGIDRPVGLAGCGHALGTTALFAAPAELSGTALGEGRLCEVSTEALRSPHHGAAASGWLDALSRENARAQAQLADWSGLLRMRGATARLAGALLLLADLQRSTLVRLPTQAMLAALLATTRETVARGLAHIALTGGLVRHDRWHCAIVRPRLAALARGMAEPVSGPVAGAAWRPGAAVVEHADAAAPPPQPSFSRARTSAASACAPLP, from the coding sequence GTGCTGAGTCTGCGCACCCGGCCCCACGGCGCCGCACCGACCGAAGAAGGCGCGCCCCTGCCTCCGTGCCACACCTGCGCCGGCCGCTCGCACTGCCTGCTCGGCCGGGCCCCGCGCGAGGTGCAGATGGCGGGCCGCGTGGTGGAGCGGCGCTTTCGCAAGGGCGAGACGCTGGCGCGCCAAGGCCAGTCCGCGCCGGTGCTGCAGATCCTCAAGGTCGGTACGGTGCTGCTGCACCGCCGGGGCGCCGAGGGCATCGACCGGCCCGTGGGCCTGGCGGGCTGCGGCCATGCCCTGGGCACGACGGCGCTGTTCGCGGCGCCTGCGGAGCTGTCGGGCACGGCCCTGGGCGAAGGCCGGCTGTGCGAAGTGTCGACAGAGGCCCTGCGCTCGCCGCACCACGGCGCTGCAGCTTCGGGTTGGCTGGACGCGCTGTCGCGCGAGAACGCACGGGCGCAGGCGCAGCTTGCGGACTGGTCGGGGCTGCTGCGCATGCGCGGGGCCACGGCGCGCCTGGCGGGCGCCCTGCTGTTGCTGGCCGATCTGCAGCGCAGCACCCTGGTGCGGCTGCCCACGCAGGCGATGCTGGCCGCACTGCTGGCCACCACGCGCGAGACGGTCGCCCGGGGGCTCGCGCACATCGCCCTGACGGGCGGGCTGGTCCGGCATGACCGCTGGCACTGCGCCATCGTGCGGCCCCGCCTCGCAGCCCTGGCGCGCGGCATGGCCGAGCCGGTGTCGGGCCCGGTGGCCGGTGCTGCCTGGCGCCCGGGGGCGGCGGTGGTGGAGCACGCCGATGCGGCCGCCCCGCCGCCTCAGCCCTCGTTCAGCAGGGCCCGCACATCGGCGGCCAGCGCCTGCGCACCGCTGCCGTAG
- the coaD gene encoding pantetheine-phosphate adenylyltransferase has product MAQNVLAIYPGTFDPITLGHEDVVRRATQLFGRVIVAVAAGHHKKTLFSLEERIEMVREAVRAYPQVQVETFSGLLRDFVVERGGKAMVRGLRAVTDFDYEFQLAGMNRSLMPEVETVFLTPSDKFQFISSTFVREIALLGGEVDKFVSPEVSERLAVKVRAQSS; this is encoded by the coding sequence ATGGCCCAGAACGTCCTCGCCATCTATCCCGGCACCTTCGATCCCATCACGCTGGGCCATGAAGACGTGGTGCGCCGCGCCACGCAGCTCTTCGGCCGGGTGATCGTGGCCGTGGCGGCAGGCCACCACAAGAAGACCCTGTTCAGCCTGGAAGAGCGCATCGAGATGGTCCGCGAAGCAGTGCGCGCCTATCCGCAGGTGCAGGTCGAGACCTTCTCCGGCCTGCTGCGCGACTTCGTGGTCGAGCGCGGCGGCAAGGCCATGGTGCGCGGCCTGCGCGCCGTGACCGATTTCGACTACGAGTTCCAGCTGGCAGGCATGAACCGCAGCCTCATGCCCGAGGTGGAAACCGTCTTTCTCACGCCCAGCGACAAGTTCCAGTTCATCAGCAGCACCTTCGTGCGAGAGATCGCCCTGCTGGGCGGCGAGGTGGACAAGTTCGTTTCCCCGGAAGTGTCCGAGCGCCTGGCCGTGAAGGTGCGCGCGCAGTCGTCTTGA
- a CDS encoding zinc-binding metallopeptidase family protein, with amino-acid sequence MQVFNCDQCGHLVFFDSVQCLHCGAKLAFLPDQLTMAALVPAVSGLRDDSDLWERVADAGRGSAQPLYRLCHHRTAHRACNFALQGDDPQALCVSCRQTRILPDLSEPANLRRWKQIEHAKRQLYYTLAKLGLEPAPAGESPAFEFLADQPGYPVITGHSSGTITLNIAEADDDERARRRLALHEPYRTLIGHLRHESGHFYWDRLLRDQGKLDHFRAVFGDERQDYGAALQAYYASSPHLRDWGDHHVSAYATAHPWEDWAETWAHYLHMVDLLETASSYRTGLQIPKPKAGAARRFTMNDPFATQSPDFDAMVSEWVPLTLLLNSLNRSLGQQDAYPFALSSGALAKLRFVHELVQSARNRARPEPMKALQA; translated from the coding sequence ATGCAGGTATTCAATTGCGACCAATGCGGTCACCTCGTTTTCTTCGACAGCGTCCAATGCTTGCATTGCGGCGCCAAGCTCGCCTTCCTGCCAGATCAATTGACGATGGCCGCGCTGGTGCCCGCGGTATCGGGCCTGCGTGACGACTCCGACCTGTGGGAGCGGGTGGCGGACGCTGGCCGGGGCAGTGCCCAGCCGCTGTACCGGCTGTGCCACCACCGCACCGCACATCGCGCCTGCAACTTCGCGCTGCAGGGCGACGACCCTCAGGCTCTGTGCGTGTCCTGCCGGCAGACGCGCATCCTCCCCGACCTGTCGGAGCCCGCCAACCTGCGCCGCTGGAAGCAGATCGAACACGCCAAGCGGCAGCTGTACTACACGCTGGCCAAGCTGGGCCTGGAGCCGGCGCCCGCCGGCGAAAGCCCTGCGTTCGAGTTTCTGGCCGACCAGCCTGGGTACCCCGTGATCACCGGGCATTCGAGCGGCACCATCACCCTCAACATCGCCGAAGCCGACGACGACGAACGGGCACGCCGCCGGCTGGCGCTGCACGAGCCCTACCGCACGCTGATCGGCCACCTGCGGCACGAATCCGGGCATTTCTACTGGGACCGGTTGCTGCGCGACCAGGGCAAGCTGGACCACTTCCGTGCCGTGTTCGGCGACGAGCGGCAGGACTACGGCGCGGCGCTGCAGGCTTACTACGCCAGCAGCCCGCACCTGCGGGACTGGGGCGACCACCATGTGAGCGCCTACGCCACGGCCCACCCGTGGGAAGACTGGGCGGAGACCTGGGCGCACTACCTGCACATGGTCGATCTGCTGGAGACGGCGTCGAGCTACCGCACCGGGCTTCAGATCCCGAAGCCCAAAGCGGGCGCGGCACGGCGCTTCACGATGAACGACCCGTTCGCCACGCAGTCCCCGGATTTCGATGCGATGGTCAGCGAATGGGTGCCACTCACCCTGCTGCTCAACAGCCTGAACCGCAGCCTGGGCCAGCAGGATGCCTATCCGTTCGCCCTGTCGTCCGGGGCGCTCGCCAAGCTGCGCTTCGTGCACGAACTGGTGCAGTCCGCCCGCAACCGCGCACGGCCCGAACCGATGAAAGCACTGCAAGCCTGA
- a CDS encoding oxidoreductase has product MQPFRILVIGAGHTGTPLLQQLLAAPFVSVLGVADLDLSLPSIELARSHGVPVTSDFMGLLAAHGSAADIVIDVTGQPAVRDALRRHMVDTGNQQTVILHETIALLLMSLSAGQRIESRHGELAYA; this is encoded by the coding sequence ATGCAGCCCTTTCGCATCCTCGTCATCGGTGCCGGCCACACCGGCACCCCATTGCTGCAGCAGTTGCTGGCAGCGCCGTTCGTCTCCGTGCTCGGGGTGGCGGACCTGGACCTCTCCCTGCCCAGCATCGAGCTGGCGCGCAGCCACGGCGTGCCCGTAACGTCCGATTTCATGGGATTGCTGGCGGCGCACGGCAGCGCCGCGGACATCGTGATCGATGTCACGGGCCAGCCGGCGGTGCGTGACGCGCTGCGCCGGCACATGGTGGACACGGGCAACCAGCAGACGGTCATCCTGCACGAGACCATCGCGCTTTTGCTGATGTCGCTGTCGGCCGGCCAGCGCATCGAAAGCCGCCACGGCGAACTGGCCTACGCCTGA
- the rpoH gene encoding RNA polymerase sigma factor RpoH — protein sequence MTLQSGTAATALAPANPWALIPPLGNLDAYISAVNRLPLLTAEEERTYARQLKDNNDVDAAGRMVMSHLRLVVSIARQYLGYGLPHGDLIQEGNVGLMKAVKRFDPDQNVRLVSYAMHWIKAEIHEYILKNWRMVKVATTKSQRKLFFNLRSMKQGFKADAAAADAATHRDTLSEREIDAVAQHLNVKREEVIEMETRLSGGDVMLDPSPSDDGEQAYGPIAYLADGAHEPTAMIESRQRDALATDGIAAALSGLDDRSRRIVEERWLKVNDDGSGGMTLHELAAVYGVSAERIRQIEVAAMKKMKKALVEYA from the coding sequence ATGACGCTTCAATCTGGAACCGCAGCCACCGCTCTGGCTCCCGCCAATCCTTGGGCGCTCATCCCCCCCTTGGGCAATCTGGACGCCTACATCTCGGCGGTGAACCGCCTTCCGCTGCTCACGGCGGAAGAAGAGCGCACATACGCGCGCCAGCTCAAGGACAACAACGACGTGGATGCCGCCGGCCGTATGGTGATGTCGCACCTGCGCCTGGTGGTCTCGATCGCCCGCCAATACCTCGGCTACGGCCTGCCGCACGGCGACCTGATCCAGGAAGGCAACGTGGGCCTGATGAAGGCCGTCAAGCGTTTCGACCCCGATCAGAACGTGCGCCTGGTGAGCTACGCCATGCACTGGATCAAGGCCGAGATTCACGAGTACATCCTGAAGAACTGGCGCATGGTCAAGGTGGCCACGACGAAGTCGCAGCGCAAGCTGTTCTTCAACCTGCGCTCGATGAAGCAGGGCTTCAAGGCCGATGCGGCCGCCGCCGATGCAGCCACCCACCGCGACACGCTCTCCGAGCGCGAAATCGATGCAGTGGCGCAGCACCTCAACGTCAAGCGCGAAGAGGTCATCGAGATGGAAACCCGCCTGTCGGGCGGCGACGTGATGCTGGACCCCTCGCCCTCCGATGACGGCGAACAGGCTTACGGCCCCATCGCCTACTTGGCCGATGGTGCCCACGAGCCCACCGCCATGATCGAATCGCGCCAGCGCGATGCCCTGGCCACCGACGGCATCGCCGCCGCCCTCTCGGGCCTGGACGATCGCAGCCGCCGCATCGTGGAAGAGCGTTGGCTCAAGGTGAACGACGACGGCTCCGGCGGCATGACGCTGCACGAACTGGCCGCCGTGTACGGCGTGAGCGCCGAACGCATCCGCCAGATCGAAGTGGCCGCGATGAAGAAGATGAAAAAGGCCCTGGTCGAGTACGCCTGA
- a CDS encoding M16 family metallopeptidase, which yields MKRAITLLGLLACVHAGAQTPPSAPTPLPPSAQDTQAQRPPSTGVRQFTLKNGMQLLVQPDRRAPTAVHMVWLRVGAMDEVDGTSGVAHALEHMMFKGSKTVPPGEFSRRVAALGGQENAFTSRDYTGYYQQIPANRLEDVMKLEADRFANNQWPDAEFKREIEVVKEERRMRTEDQPRAALIEQLYAATFIASPYRRPVVGWMSDLDAMTADDVRAFHRQWYVPANAVVVVAGDVDPDKVRVLAEKYYGRIPVRAVPARKPRVEPVQQGIRRIAYKAPAEQAYVALAFRAPSITRLENMADSDRDALSLLVLSAVLSGYDGARLERALSQGSDRVADSSDSSASVVGRGPSVFLLTGVPAPGKTPQQVEDALRAEVARIAREGVSEAELARVKTQWAASTIYQRDSLQSQASDLGSNWVQSLPPDADARLIALLRAVTPAQVQSVAARYFGDDQLTVGTLLPQPMAPGAKRAAPAAGADGRMH from the coding sequence ATGAAACGCGCTATCACCCTTCTGGGCCTGCTGGCCTGCGTGCATGCCGGGGCCCAAACCCCGCCGTCCGCTCCCACCCCCCTTCCTCCCTCGGCCCAGGACACGCAGGCGCAGCGCCCGCCGTCCACGGGGGTTCGGCAATTCACCTTGAAGAACGGCATGCAGCTGCTCGTGCAGCCCGATCGCCGGGCGCCCACGGCGGTGCACATGGTCTGGTTGCGGGTCGGCGCGATGGACGAGGTGGACGGCACCTCCGGCGTGGCCCACGCGCTGGAGCACATGATGTTCAAGGGCTCCAAGACCGTGCCGCCGGGCGAGTTCTCGCGCCGCGTGGCTGCGCTGGGCGGGCAGGAAAACGCCTTCACCAGCCGCGACTACACCGGCTACTACCAGCAGATTCCCGCGAACCGGCTGGAAGACGTGATGAAGCTCGAAGCCGACCGCTTCGCCAACAACCAGTGGCCTGATGCCGAGTTCAAGCGCGAGATCGAGGTGGTCAAGGAAGAGCGCCGCATGCGCACCGAAGACCAGCCCCGGGCCGCGCTCATCGAGCAGCTCTATGCCGCCACGTTCATCGCCTCGCCCTACCGCCGGCCCGTCGTCGGCTGGATGAGCGATCTCGATGCCATGACCGCCGACGACGTGCGCGCCTTTCATCGCCAGTGGTACGTGCCGGCCAACGCGGTCGTCGTGGTGGCCGGCGACGTGGACCCCGACAAGGTCCGCGTGCTGGCGGAAAAGTACTACGGCCGCATTCCCGTGCGCGCCGTGCCGGCCCGCAAGCCGCGCGTGGAGCCCGTGCAGCAGGGCATCCGCCGCATCGCCTACAAGGCGCCGGCCGAGCAGGCCTATGTGGCCCTGGCGTTCCGCGCGCCGAGCATCACGCGCCTGGAGAACATGGCCGATAGCGACCGCGATGCGTTGTCGCTGCTGGTGCTGTCGGCCGTGCTCAGCGGCTACGACGGTGCGCGCCTGGAGCGCGCCTTGAGCCAAGGCTCCGACCGTGTGGCCGACAGCTCGGACAGCTCCGCCTCCGTCGTGGGCCGCGGCCCCAGCGTGTTCCTGCTGACCGGCGTGCCGGCCCCCGGCAAGACCCCGCAGCAGGTCGAGGACGCCCTGCGCGCCGAGGTCGCCCGCATCGCCCGCGAAGGCGTGAGCGAGGCCGAACTGGCCCGCGTGAAGACGCAGTGGGCGGCCTCCACCATCTACCAGCGCGATTCGCTGCAAAGCCAGGCCAGCGACCTGGGCAGCAACTGGGTGCAGAGCCTGCCCCCCGACGCCGACGCGCGCCTCATCGCCCTGCTGCGCGCGGTGACGCCCGCCCAGGTGCAATCGGTGGCGGCCCGCTACTTCGGCGACGACCAGCTCACCGTGGGCACGCTGCTGCCGCAACCCATGGCCCCTGGCGCCAAGCGCGCCGCCCCCGCAGCCGGCGCCGACGGGCGGATGCATTGA
- a CDS encoding Bug family tripartite tricarboxylate transporter substrate binding protein, whose amino-acid sequence MTFPAVRRRTLMVALSLAGALGTATAQSAPGALATPGWPSKPLRIIVGFPPGSSPDLTARTFSEPLAQALGHPVIVENKVGAGGNIGADAVAKATDGHTIGLFINGNLTIAKLLNPAVPYDPQKDLAPLSLVGTSPLVLTAPASQPDVPAHADARAFLAAARQAGSRWSYGTPGVGTVGHLGTELLKARAGIAPVHVPYPGYPQVATGMLGGQLQMALLPPALALSQERTGKLRLIGVTSAGRSTLVPGVPSLAEAGVPDLNLEIWNAFAAPATMPAAVQARLSALIADIARSPDVRAKLFQQGWQVAGTSPQGLANRIQADTALMARVIRTQGIRAD is encoded by the coding sequence ATGACTTTTCCTGCCGTTCGACGCCGCACGCTGATGGTGGCCCTTTCGCTCGCTGGCGCTCTGGGCACGGCCACCGCCCAATCGGCGCCCGGCGCACTGGCGACGCCGGGGTGGCCGAGCAAGCCGCTGCGCATCATCGTGGGCTTTCCGCCGGGATCGTCGCCCGACCTGACGGCGCGCACGTTCTCCGAGCCGCTGGCGCAGGCACTCGGCCATCCGGTGATCGTGGAAAACAAGGTGGGCGCGGGCGGCAACATCGGCGCAGATGCGGTGGCCAAGGCGACCGACGGCCACACCATCGGCCTGTTCATCAACGGCAACCTGACGATCGCCAAGCTGCTCAACCCGGCCGTGCCCTACGACCCGCAGAAGGACCTCGCGCCGCTGAGCCTGGTGGGCACCTCGCCGCTGGTGCTGACCGCCCCGGCCTCACAGCCGGACGTGCCGGCCCATGCCGATGCGCGCGCGTTTCTCGCAGCGGCGCGGCAGGCCGGCAGCCGCTGGAGCTACGGCACGCCGGGCGTGGGAACGGTAGGCCACCTGGGGACGGAACTGCTCAAGGCCCGCGCCGGCATCGCACCGGTGCACGTGCCCTACCCCGGCTACCCGCAGGTGGCCACGGGCATGCTGGGCGGACAGCTGCAGATGGCGCTGCTCCCGCCTGCGCTCGCCCTGTCGCAGGAACGCACGGGCAAGCTGCGCCTCATCGGCGTCACCTCGGCCGGTCGCAGCACGCTCGTGCCCGGCGTGCCTAGCCTGGCGGAGGCCGGCGTGCCGGACCTGAACCTGGAGATCTGGAACGCATTCGCCGCACCGGCCACCATGCCCGCTGCGGTGCAGGCGCGGCTGTCGGCGCTGATCGCCGACATCGCCCGCAGCCCCGACGTGCGGGCCAAGCTGTTCCAGCAAGGCTGGCAGGTGGCCGGAACCTCGCCCCAGGGGCTGGCGAACCGCATCCAGGCGGACACCGCGCTCATGGCCCGCGTGATCCGCACGCAAGGCATCCGGGCCGACTGA
- the ftsY gene encoding signal recognition particle-docking protein FtsY yields the protein MFSFFKKKPAAPTEPQAPHPAEAAPAVSVPATPAADALSPPSAAPSSAPAASGGFGWLKNPFAKAPVEVPVAAPPVVPVQPPAPVAAPAAPVAPTAPAPAAVPPPSPAPITHPVAAPVMAPVPAPAVPTVPRAPAPVSTPVVPPVPAPVAAPAVPVPPPAMPTPSAPPVQPAPAERKGWMDRLKNGLRKTGSSIATVFTGTQINDALYEELEEALLMADTGVKATQHLLDDLKRRVKDTKTTDPAAVKALLAEALADLLRPLEKSLVIGRYTPTVIMVAGVNGAGKTTSIGKLTKHLANEGAAVLLAAADTFRAAAREQLGVWADRNTVEIVSQDGGDPAAVSFDAVTAGKARGKDVVLVDTAGRLPTQLHLMQELQKIKRVVTKADATAPHEVLLVIDGNTGQNALAQVRSFDDALQLTGLIVTKLDGTAKGGVLAAIAQERPIPVYFIGVGEKLEDLETFNAKEFSQALLT from the coding sequence ATGTTCAGTTTTTTCAAGAAAAAGCCCGCCGCCCCCACCGAGCCGCAAGCCCCCCATCCCGCGGAGGCTGCGCCAGCGGTTTCCGTGCCTGCAACGCCTGCCGCCGACGCGCTCTCGCCGCCCTCTGCAGCCCCTTCGAGTGCCCCTGCGGCCTCCGGGGGCTTCGGGTGGCTGAAGAACCCGTTCGCGAAGGCGCCGGTGGAGGTGCCGGTGGCGGCGCCGCCCGTCGTTCCGGTGCAGCCGCCAGCCCCGGTCGCGGCGCCTGCGGCACCCGTGGCACCCACGGCACCCGCACCGGCTGCGGTTCCGCCCCCCTCTCCCGCACCCATCACGCACCCCGTGGCGGCCCCTGTGATGGCACCTGTGCCGGCCCCTGCGGTACCCACGGTGCCCCGGGCTCCCGCGCCTGTTTCCACGCCTGTCGTGCCGCCGGTGCCTGCCCCGGTGGCGGCGCCCGCCGTGCCGGTCCCACCACCGGCGATGCCCACCCCGTCCGCACCGCCCGTGCAGCCCGCGCCCGCCGAGCGCAAGGGCTGGATGGACCGCCTGAAGAACGGCCTGCGCAAGACCGGCAGCAGCATCGCCACGGTCTTCACCGGCACCCAGATCAACGACGCGCTGTACGAAGAGCTGGAAGAGGCCCTGCTGATGGCCGACACCGGCGTGAAGGCCACGCAGCACCTGCTGGACGACCTCAAGCGCCGCGTCAAGGACACCAAGACCACCGATCCGGCCGCCGTGAAGGCCCTGCTGGCCGAGGCCCTGGCCGACCTGCTGCGGCCGCTGGAGAAATCGCTGGTCATCGGCCGCTACACGCCCACCGTGATCATGGTGGCGGGGGTCAACGGCGCGGGCAAGACGACTTCCATCGGCAAGCTGACCAAGCACCTGGCCAATGAGGGCGCAGCGGTTCTGCTGGCCGCGGCCGACACCTTCCGGGCGGCGGCGCGCGAGCAGCTCGGCGTCTGGGCCGACCGCAACACGGTCGAGATCGTGAGCCAGGACGGCGGCGATCCTGCGGCGGTGAGCTTCGACGCCGTCACCGCCGGCAAGGCGCGCGGCAAGGACGTGGTGCTGGTCGATACCGCCGGGCGTCTGCCGACGCAGCTGCACCTGATGCAGGAGCTGCAGAAGATCAAGCGCGTGGTCACCAAGGCGGATGCGACGGCGCCGCACGAGGTACTGCTGGTGATCGACGGCAACACGGGACAGAACGCACTGGCCCAGGTGCGATCCTTCGACGATGCGCTGCAGCTGACCGGCCTCATCGTGACCAAACTCGACGGCACGGCCAAGGGCGGCGTGCTGGCTGCCATCGCGCAGGAACGCCCCATTCCGGTGTACTTCATCGGCGTGGGCGAGAAGCTGGAAGACCTGGAAACCTTCAACGCCAAGGAATTCTCGCAAGCTTTGCTGACTTGA
- a CDS encoding SCO family protein — MNKRIALKKIAASALLVSAGGLLAACSKKGPEFKGVDITGADYAKDLPLPDHNGQPRHLKDFAGKVVVVFFGYTQCPDVCPTSMVELAEVKRSLGADGDRLQGIFVTVDPERDTPEVLKAYMANFDPTFLALRGSPEQLAAVAKDFKIYYKKVDGKTPTSYTMDHSAGSYVYDPAGRLRVYNRYGSGAQALAADVRALLNEG; from the coding sequence ATGAATAAACGCATTGCTCTTAAAAAAATAGCTGCCAGCGCTTTGCTGGTAAGCGCTGGTGGCCTGTTGGCGGCTTGCTCCAAGAAGGGCCCGGAATTCAAGGGCGTGGACATCACCGGCGCCGACTACGCCAAGGACCTGCCCCTGCCCGACCACAACGGCCAGCCGCGCCACCTCAAGGACTTCGCAGGCAAAGTCGTGGTGGTGTTCTTCGGCTACACCCAGTGCCCCGACGTGTGCCCCACGTCCATGGTGGAACTGGCGGAAGTCAAGCGCTCGCTGGGCGCGGACGGCGACCGGCTCCAGGGCATCTTCGTCACCGTGGACCCGGAGCGCGACACGCCCGAGGTGCTCAAGGCCTACATGGCCAACTTCGATCCCACCTTCCTCGCGCTGCGTGGCAGCCCCGAGCAACTGGCCGCCGTGGCCAAGGACTTCAAGATCTATTACAAGAAGGTCGACGGCAAGACGCCCACGAGCTACACCATGGACCACTCGGCCGGCAGCTACGTGTACGACCCCGCCGGCCGCCTGCGCGTGTACAACCGCTACGGCAGCGGTGCGCAGGCGCTGGCCGCCGATGTGCGGGCCCTGCTGAACGAGGGCTGA
- the rsmD gene encoding 16S rRNA (guanine(966)-N(2))-methyltransferase RsmD, which produces MNRPARRAAPAASARSGSAAKKPAAKAPAVKGAGEVRIIGGQWKRTRLPVAQRPGLRPTPDRVRETLFNWLGQDLTGWRCLDAFAGTGALGFEAASRGATAVQLVENDPALVEQLHTLQQRLQAMAVRVQRGDGVAALRHCAPASLHLVFLDPPFDGALFEPALAAAAQAVAAQGFIYLEAPQAWDEAALAELGLAVHRHLKAGAVHAHLLQKQ; this is translated from the coding sequence TTGAACCGGCCCGCACGCCGCGCCGCGCCGGCAGCCTCGGCCAGGTCGGGGAGCGCCGCGAAGAAGCCTGCGGCCAAGGCGCCCGCGGTGAAAGGCGCGGGCGAGGTCCGCATCATCGGCGGGCAATGGAAGCGCACGCGCCTGCCCGTGGCGCAACGCCCCGGCCTGCGCCCCACGCCCGACCGGGTGCGCGAGACGCTCTTCAACTGGCTGGGACAGGACCTGACCGGCTGGCGCTGCCTCGACGCCTTCGCGGGCACGGGCGCCCTGGGGTTCGAGGCCGCCTCGCGCGGCGCCACGGCCGTGCAGCTGGTCGAGAACGATCCGGCGCTGGTCGAGCAACTGCACACGCTGCAGCAGCGCCTGCAGGCCATGGCGGTGCGGGTGCAGCGGGGCGATGGCGTGGCCGCGCTGCGGCACTGCGCGCCGGCCAGCCTGCACCTGGTGTTTCTGGACCCGCCGTTCGACGGCGCCTTGTTCGAGCCTGCGTTGGCCGCGGCAGCCCAGGCGGTTGCGGCCCAGGGGTTCATCTACCTGGAAGCGCCGCAGGCCTGGGACGAGGCCGCGCTGGCAGAACTGGGGCTGGCGGTGCACCGCCATCTGAAGGCCGGCGCCGTGCACGCCCATCTGCTCCAAAAACAGTGA
- a CDS encoding M16 family metallopeptidase: MKTFQRMAARACLAFAGALCLAHPAWALLPIQHWTEPSGARVWLVESPAIPMVDVQVDFDAGARRDPAAQAGLASAVAAMSSKGVRAQGDEPAMDENALGEAWADLGASFEAAADRDGLSFSLRSLTEPDLLDRAARLAARQLAQPSFPQDIWQRERSRWAAALKESETRPGTAAAKAFGSAVYGTHPYGQRTTPDTLGRIEIADMQAYHGRYVETCRARVSIVGAVTRPQAQALVATLLSQMPARDPATCQPLPPVPEVQALAAPVQQDIPFASAQAHVLIGQPGFARRDPDFLALLVGNHILGGGGFTSLLTSEVREKRGLSYSVYSQFSPGLNTGVFLVGLQTRPDQAAEAVKVSRDVLARFVAQGPTEAQLKAAKDNLIGGFALRIDSNRKLLANVVNIAWNDLPLDYLEHWTDRVQALTAADVRAAMARKLQPDRMVTVVVGGQP; encoded by the coding sequence ATGAAAACCTTCCAACGCATGGCCGCACGCGCGTGCCTCGCCTTTGCCGGGGCCTTGTGCCTGGCCCACCCCGCCTGGGCGCTGCTGCCCATCCAGCACTGGACGGAGCCGAGCGGCGCCCGCGTCTGGCTGGTGGAGAGCCCGGCCATTCCGATGGTCGACGTGCAGGTGGACTTCGATGCCGGCGCGCGCCGGGACCCGGCCGCGCAGGCGGGCCTGGCGAGTGCCGTGGCGGCCATGTCGTCCAAGGGCGTGCGCGCCCAGGGCGATGAACCTGCCATGGACGAAAACGCGCTCGGCGAAGCCTGGGCCGATCTGGGCGCGAGCTTCGAGGCCGCGGCCGACCGCGACGGCCTGAGCTTTTCGCTGCGATCGCTCACCGAGCCCGACCTGCTGGACCGCGCGGCGCGGCTCGCAGCCCGGCAACTGGCCCAGCCGAGCTTTCCGCAGGACATCTGGCAGCGGGAGCGTTCGCGCTGGGCCGCTGCTTTGAAAGAGTCCGAAACCCGTCCCGGCACGGCCGCGGCCAAGGCCTTCGGCAGCGCGGTGTACGGCACCCACCCCTACGGCCAGCGCACGACGCCCGACACCCTGGGACGCATCGAGATCGCCGACATGCAGGCCTACCATGGGCGCTACGTCGAGACGTGCCGGGCCCGCGTGAGCATCGTCGGGGCCGTCACGCGCCCACAGGCGCAGGCGCTGGTGGCCACGCTGCTGTCGCAGATGCCCGCGCGCGATCCCGCCACCTGCCAGCCGCTGCCGCCCGTGCCCGAAGTGCAGGCGCTGGCCGCGCCGGTGCAGCAGGACATTCCCTTCGCCTCGGCGCAGGCCCATGTGCTGATCGGCCAGCCGGGCTTCGCGCGGCGCGACCCTGACTTTTTGGCCCTGCTCGTGGGCAACCACATTCTGGGCGGCGGTGGCTTCACCTCGCTGCTGACCAGCGAGGTGCGCGAAAAGCGCGGCCTGAGCTACAGCGTGTACAGCCAGTTCTCGCCCGGCTTGAACACCGGCGTCTTCCTGGTCGGGCTGCAGACCCGCCCCGACCAGGCCGCCGAGGCCGTGAAGGTGTCGCGCGACGTGCTCGCGCGCTTCGTGGCGCAGGGCCCGACCGAGGCCCAGCTCAAGGCCGCCAAGGACAACCTGATCGGCGGCTTCGCGCTGCGCATCGACAGCAACCGCAAGCTGCTGGCCAACGTCGTCAACATCGCGTGGAACGACCTGCCGCTGGATTACCTGGAGCACTGGACCGACCGCGTGCAGGCCCTGACGGCCGCCGACGTGCGCGCCGCCATGGCGCGCAAGCTGCAGCCCGACCGCATGGTCACCGTGGTGGTCGGGGGCCAGCCTTGA